GAAAAAGAGCTTGCCGGCGGTAACATACCAAACGACGTAAAGTATGAATTCTATCTCATGAAAGGAAGCTTTGAAATCAAGACCTGCGACTATGCCGCCGGCATCCGTAACATCAAACGGATATTGGAATACGACAGCGACGTTGCGCGGCAGATCAAGGCGCACAAACAGATGGTTTATTACGCCTACCAGCTCCGGCATCCCCAAGCCATGTATCAGAGTATCATCGCGGCGTTGAGTCTCGTTAAAAATTACGGCGTCGAGGAGGAGCGCGCAGACATCCTGAAACTCTTTGGCATGTACAGTATTATGGCGGGTGAGCTTGACAATGCCGCCAACCTTTTGGAGCAAAGCTATAACCTGTTCCGCTCCAAAAAACCCGGCAGCCAGACGCTATATAATATTGCGTGCGTCCTTAACTACCGGGCCTCGATAGAAAAATACCAGGCGAACTATCCCGCCACCCTGAAATATTATGTAAAGGCGATCTCCATCTGCGAGGAAAACGGCATTATGAACGGCCTCTCCGTTTTCTACACGAACATGGGACAGGTCTTGTACAAGCTGGACAGGCAGGAGCGCTCCAAAGAGTATTTCATGAAATCCGAAAATCTCTACCATAACATACACACGAACTGGAGCCGCGCCTTAACCGAGTCCTACCTGGCCCTTATCCACTTCAACGAGAAAAACTACCGCGCCAGCGCCGCCTATCTGTCTCAGTCGCTGGTGCTGGCGAATAAGCTGAAAAATGTTTACGAGAGCACCTACAATTACTGCGTGGCCCGGATCATCAGAAAAGAGGTGGCATACGATGAAGACGTCCGCCGCCATTATGAGAACGTGTTAGGGCAAGATTTTGACTATTACGACCGAAAAGCGGAGGCGGGCTTTCGGATCATGAACATCAACGATCCTCAACTGCGCTTGCTGCGATTCGCCGGCTGCAGGTGCCGACTATAAGATCTGTTTGACGTCAAAGCAAACTTTGCCCTCTTCCGTGACAAAGCAGGGAATCCCGATGGAACCGTTTTTCTTTGCTTCGTCAAATTCTGCGCGGCTGTCGCGCAGCCGTACGAATTCTTTGAGGTTGGCTATGCTGTCGTCGAAGTTTCTGAACTCGACCACCAGCTCCGACGCGGCGATGTGTTGCAGCGCCGCGCGCACATCAGGGCAGTTTTTTGTTCCGTACATGACAGTCGTCATCTTCATTTCCTCCTTATATCTCGCAATGGTGGAATTTTATTCATCTCAATCGCCGTTTCGGATGTCTATCAAAACATCTATCAAGGATGGATCCGGCAGAGCGCCTAAAAA
The nucleotide sequence above comes from Cloacibacillus sp.. Encoded proteins:
- a CDS encoding glutaredoxin, yielding MTTVMYGTKNCPDVRAALQHIAASELVVEFRNFDDSIANLKEFVRLRDSRAEFDEAKKNGSIGIPCFVTEEGKVCFDVKQIL